The segment GTGCCACATCTACCTAGCTCCATATCCTAAAGTGCACATCTAGATCCCTAAGTTTTATTTAGTGCAACATTTAAGGTTCAAATCactaatcaaaataaacttgacTATGTCCCAAAACAAACACGACATGTGACATGCATTATACACTACAACATCAACAAACATAAACATTTAGTGCAGACTAGGGATCTCTTAGTCTCAATGCTCGAGTGTCACGTGTGTCAATACTTGTTAGTAGGGTGATTAATTTGGAGTAAATGTGACACACTTAAGAACAAAGCTAGTTTAGGGAGCtatatgtgtattttaatattataAGAATATAAATGACACCATGGGACAAGTCTAAAGGCAGCATGTGAATTTCATTAAAAAATTGAGTGTAATTTTATCTCCTATTAGTTGTGGGCTTGTGGCAAGCCCTAGCTACCCCAGTATTGTCTTACTAATGGTTTCTTGCAAGGAGCCAGGAGGCAGAGCCATTTTTTATATAGGACTATAGGAGCCAGAGTAAAAGAAAAGTAGCTTCTTCTGACTCCTCATAAACCTAATACAAAATCTTATAAAACTATCACTAGAGCATTTTGCTAGATGTTTTTAAGCTCCACCAGAGAAGCAGCTCCACATGAGGACATAGAGCCGAAGCACTGCCATATGGGACATTACACAGACCAAACCTAAGCACTCCTAGTGAGATAGTAGTACGACTTGCACATGAAAACAACTTTAATTTGGAAACCGCACACATGTTTTGGGCCTATACTACCATAGACATAATTTATACAACAATTAATTTAGTTGTTATTTCTAAAGAACCAATACCATACATTGTAAGCTTTGTATCATTATAGTATTTTGAGTAAGTTTTAGCCGCTGTTCTCAAACTTTTCCCAAGTTTTTATCTAGGTCCTAGTACTTTCAAATTGCATATTCATCTCTCTAAAAACTTGTCACGACTGTGGTGCACATTTAGCTATCTAAACTTGTCTCGAGTTCTCATCCGGCCTAGTCCTGACACTTTCAATATACACACTCAGCTCCCCAAACTTGTGTCATTGAACCATCCCCTTCCCCCACATTGTGTTGCATTTGCCCACCACACTCGTGTAGCCACATTCCCACTACACCATGAGCACACGAGGGGCAAGACGTGGGGTAGGAGCTCAGGTGGGATGTGCAGATTTAGCTTCCTAGGACCTACTACGCCGCTTGTCCTCCCTTGTCATGCTTGTCCTACTGTACATCCTAGTTGACTCCATTTCTCTACGTTTTCAATCCCCACCCCAGTCACATTCaacaccaccaccgccaccacacTCCTTCCTCTCCCCATCGAGCAAGAACTCATGCTCATTTTCGCTATCTCCTCACACACAGTTCCCCTAATCTCCTAGCCTTCCTCACCTTCCTCGGCCATCGTATTGCTATTGTTGCATGGCGTCACAGAGAGCAACATTGCACCAGTGATGCAACATAGGTAGGCATGGGGTAGCAAAGCGAGCATGGTGTAGCGCCAAATGGCTACATGGGCAAGGCGAACATGTGCAATGTGCAGAAGTGAGGATGATTTTGCGGGTGTCGATGGTCCATAATGGTACCATAATAAAGTGTTAGAGACATGAGTGTGCAATATGCAAGTACCAGAACCGAGATGAGAACTCGGGACAAGTTTAGGGAGCTAAATCTGCAATTTGAAAGTACCATGACCTAAATGAGAACTTGGGACAAGTTTGAGGGCCACTAGTAAAATTTACTTTGGTATTTTTGTATAACATGGCATCCCTAAGAGCTAACATGAAACAATGGATTCGGAATAGCCCAACTGATTTTTGAAATGCTAGGCATCTGCCTATGTATTACATCGACTTTGCACTTCGGTGGAAATGAATTTGACAAAAGCCTGTGATGGACAATACTCAATGAAGAAAGAATTCTtcttaaaaaaaacaaaggaaGTAGAGACAACTAAAAAATCATCAAAAAAGTTGGAGCTCCAAGAGATTGCATAGAGAAGATCTCTCCAGGTAATAAAAGTTAATGATATGGTTTAGTAAATTGCTTGAAATCAAacaatatcctttatttgtagTTGTGATTCCTGCAGTTGTGTGACTGGAAGGTGGGCCTGATGATATATAACTGCAGAGGAACTGCTTCTGCTTGAAACATGTCGATATACTGTTTCACACGGTAGTTCGTTGTAACTTTCACAAGCAGGAAGTGGCTCCATATTTTGGGGAAAACTGCATTAATTTCCAACGGTTTATTTTCAAAAACCAACGTACATTAAACAGCACTATACTATAGCCACCACCACTATTCCCCTAGCTTCTCTATAGGCGGCTAAACCGTAGCGTCCACCTAATCAGCCTCACCCGTGTATGTCTAGCACTTTTTTAACACGCTAACTTGAATGGAAAATTCAAATACGGTAGTATACTAGAAATTGATCAAACGTACACCATTTGGTATTTTCACTGCATTCTAAAAACAAAGCTGCTAGCTAGGAGCAGAATTTAACCTTCTCATCAAGAGGTAgcatttttttttgcgagacaAATGATTTTGAGAAATGATTTTGTAAGGTGGTGAATTTtgattaaccgagacggttggGCTGGATAAACTCTGCAACTCCAAGTGAAAGCAATGCAGCTGTTGTTGTCTTGTTGAGCAGATCATCTCCCGATGGAATATAGTAGTCCTAGTCCTACTGCTGTACTGCACCACTCGAGAGGGTTTTGCGTAGAGGGCAAACAAAAAGGCAGCAGCTAGGGCTGCATGCGGGGGAACAGCGGCCTCCATTTCGGTCAAGGAGACCGCCCATACGgccccatggaacacctccacgTTGTCGCCCATTACTACTCACACATCTCCTCGCCTTTGGATTCTCAAAACCAGGCTGCCCCTTAAACTATTCGCTCTTTGCTCTTATCCCTAAATCACTCGCTTTAATTACTCCAACTCTTCTTGGCTCTtgtgctctctctctctttctctctccctcctctctctctctctctctctctctctctctctctcctctcgaaTTTTTGGCCGTATTCCAACCTTCAGTCTCCGTTCTCAAATGCAGTGGCTAGCTGCATTTTAAACAGGACAGCTGGGGGCTGGGGCTACAGTGCAACACAACACATTCAACTTCTCTACACAagtctatatatatactattgcTCATAGTATTCACACATTCTTCTCCTAAGCACGCACACAACACAGGTCTACAACATCTGTAGTTCATCACATTCCCTTGCACGGTTGCACTGCACCTTCTATCATAGGCACATTCACTGCAGGTCAACAAGGCCGCAGCAGATCGATCTCCATGGACATGGACATGAGCTCAGCTTATCCCCACCACTGGCTCTCCTTCTCCCTCTCCAACAACTACCACCATGGCCTTCTTGAGGCCTTCTCCaactcctcctccgctgctccactcGGTAAGACTACTATACCCCCATGGCCCCATGGCACTAAGAACCTCGACATGCATGCTGAGTACACTACTGGATCTTTTATTTGTCACCATATACTCATCAACGATCTTCTTCTCCATTTTCTTATACAAGTAGGAGACGAGCAGGGTACAGTGGAGGAGTCCCCGAAGATGGTGGAGGACTTCCTCGGCGGCGTCGGTGGCGCGGGCGCcccaccggcggcggcgacggctgcAGAGGATCACCAGCTTGTCTGCGGCGAGCTGGGCAGCATCACGGCCGGGTTCTTGCGCCACTACCCGGCGCCTGGGACGACGGTGGAGAACCCCGGCGCGGTGACCGTGGCGGCGATGTCGACGGACGTGGCGGAGTCCGACCAGGCGAGGCGCCCCGCCGAGACGTTCGGGCAGCGCACATCAATCTACCGTGGTGTCACCAGGTAGAGACGAGACGACAGCCGATCcacacgcatgcatgcatgtcgtgTTCTTCTTCAtcccaagtttttttttttgaaaccttTTTCATCCCATACCTAGTTCAAGTAGTACTTCTTATGAGTCTATGGGAGCGGCGCTACTTTTACTTGACATTCATATATGGCGATGGGATGAAGACTAGTAGTATTTGACTAATAAAGCATCTAGCAACACATTTTTTTCAACTTCTTGGTATTAATTTCCTGGTTGGAATCAAGTCGTTATTAATTCCATGTCATCTGGATTCAACTTCTTGGTATTAATTTTCAACTTCTTTATATTTATCTTGTGGAACGCCTCAGGCACCGGTGGACAGGGAGATACGAGGCGCACCTGTGGGACAACAGCTGCCGCCGGGAAGGCCAAAGCCGCAAAGGTCGCCAAggtatatatgcatgcatgtcacAGACTTGTCACTGATCCAAGAAACCTGCAAAAGGCATATATACACATACCCCGATCACTAACATATATGATTTCTCCTTTCTTGCAACTTTCTCTTGGTGGTGCCATTGGTGGTACATTTCATCAGTCTACTTAGGTACGTCCGTCAATTGGACACTTACATTTAAAGTCAACATCATCATATCAAAAGGTCTTTTTTGAAACTAACTGTGGAAATTGGGGGAAAAAAATGTAGGAGGCTATGATAAGGAGGAGAAGGCGGCTAGAGCTTACGACCTCGCCGCACTCAAGTACTGGGGTGCTACAACCACGACCAACTTCCCGGTAAGAACACAAGTCATCAATCTCGTCAACACATTGCTACTATATATTCTTAACGCATGCAAGCCGAGATTGCTGATGAGGCGTGcgcacgtacgtacgtacgtacctgAATGAATGAATTCATGGTAGGTGTCCAACTACGAGAAGGAGCTGGAGGAGATGAAGTCGATGACGCGGCAGGAGTTCATCGCGTCGTTGCGCAGGTGAGCAGCAGCCCAAGTGACTCACATGCGTGGCACAGGGCTCACCGGCGCATCCTTTTCCACGTACACACCTTGCCGTACGCGTGCATGCACGCACAGTCGCATGTGTGCCAGTGCCTGCCTGGTGCCTGCTCGTGCATGCGGCTATCCTTGGCTCTCACATGTTGACCTGACCCCTCTGTGTCTGTGTGCTCGCTCTACTACCCTTTTGTCAGGAAGAGCAGCGGCTTCTCGCGAGGTGCCTCCATCTACAGAGGAGTCACAAGGTTAGAATCTTTCATGCATGATTCATGGTAGTGACTAACGAGCGAGCACGCGAAAGAAGAAAAATGCAGGAGTCTCTGAACATAATTTGAAGTTTTGAACAATGGTAGCAGTGCATTCTGGTCAAAGCTTTGTAACAGTGGGATTGTTTATGTATGTCCTGACAGGCATCATCAGCATGGCCGGTGGCAGGCAAGGATCGGCAGGGTGGCCGGAAACAAGGACCTGTACTTGGGCACGTTCAGTAAGTGTTCTTCACTGAAAATGCTGGATTTGAAAATCCTTATATATAAGAACCAAAGCCACTGTACACAAGCTAATTTTTTAGTTGATTCATTATTCATGAGAACCAAAGCCACTGAGATATGGCTGACAAAACATGACCTAAATTCTGATTGGTTCTTCTGCACCACAGGTACTCAGGAGGAAGCAGCGGAGGCATACGACATTGCTGCGATCAAGTTCCGCGGGCTCAATGCCGTGACCAACTTCGACATGAGCCGCTACGACGTGGACAGCATCCTCAACAGCGACCTCCCCGTTGGGGGCGGAGCGGCCGGACGCGCCTCCAAGTTCCCACTGGACTCACTGCAGCCAGGGAGCGCTGCTGCGATGATCGCCGGAGCTGCGTCACAGGCCATGCCGCCGTCCGAGAAGGACTACTGGTCTCTGCTCGCCCTTCactaccagcagcagcagcagcagcagcagtttcCGGCTTCTGCTTACGAGGCTTACGGCTCCGGCGTGAACGTGGACTTCACGATGGGCACCAGCAgccacagcagcagcaacaccGGCAGTGGCGTCATGTGGGGCACCACTACGGGTGCAATGGGACAGCaagacagcagcagcagcaagcagGGCAACGGCTATGCCAGCAACATTCcttatgctgctgctgctgctgctatggTTTCTGGATCAGCTGGCTACGAGGGCTCCACCGGAAACAATGGAACCTGGGTTACCAGTAGCACTAGCACCAGCACGGCTCCCCAGTACTACAACTATCTGTTCGGGATGGAGTAGGTGCACTGACAAGCTAGCTAGCTGAAATCAGGTGATAGGCCTAGGAAGCTAGGACTGACATTGAACTGATCACAATTTTGGCTGCTACATATGCCCATGTATGGGTATGGCTGGGGTGCATCCTTCTGCTATTCATGATATTTCCTGACTTACTGTAGCAGAGAGCTCATTTACCATCAACATTTCTAAATTCTAATTCAAGCTCGTTTTAAGCTATATTTGGTCAAAAACAGTATGCACATTATGAGTGAGTGAAAGCATTTACAGTTTGCCTGCTGAATAACAGTAAGGATGTTAAAAGATAAAGAGAACAtacttggggggggggggggggaggattTAAAATATTGTAGTTCCTGTGATGTACCTACACAGAACCGAGAGGGGattaatgaaaagaaaaaatccACAAAGGATAATGATGACAAATTATTTTCCCACACAGCAATAGCAATGATTGCAGAGAATGCACAGAATTAAGCAAAAAACATGCTATAGAATCAGGATAACTATCCTCTAGATTGTCAAGGGCATCTGCTCTTATCTGATAGATATGGTAACAAATAGTTGAAACATCAAAGGACATGCCTCAGACTTGTCCTTATCCAATTCTGACGTATAAAATGTGCATAGGTAGTAAAACTCACATGCATGTTATAATTTATTCTCAACTAGTTGCACCAGGTACTAAATGTGCCTAGATGGTTGTAGGTTACAACACCTATACTGCAGAAGTATGGCATGTTATTGTGTATATATAGTATAAAAGAACAATCCAAATCACCTGTAAAACGTTCAGAATTTGTCAAAATAGTAATGAACACTGCCTCCGTTCAAAACTAAAAGACATATTTCATTTCATTAGGACAAGATTGTGAATGATTATTGTAATAATGTCATTTATGAATACAAAATCATAGTCATAAGTATTTTTCGATACGAATGTAATAACATCAATTTGTGCCAAAAAAGTCATGTATTAATAAAGATATTATTAGTCAAAGAACAAAATATGTCAAACTAAGGGAGCAGTTGATAAGATCAGTTTGGTGCCCCCTCTCTCCTCTAATTCTGAAAGTTTTGTAAGTCTTGAATCTTGTAATTTCTGAACCTTTTTTAATAAATCTCTGCAGGGGCGAAAGCCCCTCTAGTTCACTCAAAAAAAAGATCAGTTTGGTGCAATATCAGGGTTCATGACTAACAAATAACAACCCAACTCTTTCATATCAAAATATAAGGACGAAGCCACAAATTTCATGTGTGCTATACTGCTATTCCATTAATCCTTTTGACCACATAACAACACTAAGTCGAAGTTGCAGCAGTCAGGAGATCAAGGCTGGTAATCGTGTTAGTTTTcactgtaattttttttttacagcAATCAGAACATGGAGAATAAAGTGAAGAGCTCCACATGGGATCAAGGACAAGCACTCCAAAACTTAAGCTGCCAACTCTAGCTAGTCTTCAAGATTCTCACTGGGATTGCACACATTTGTAGACTAACTAGTCTGTGAGGGGCCTAAAATTACTACTTAATTCGCTCCTTTTGATAAGCTTGCTGGAGGGTGTCTGTTGCATGAAGACGCAACACAGGGTTCAGATTACCTCTCTGTCCCTCTCTAAGCAGTTGACCAGTCAAAAAATGAGGCAGCGTGTATCAAACTACATGTACGAACAGTTGGTCCTTGTTTCACCTTTGCCCCCATTGGACCAAACCATCTTGCTCACAACTATCAATGAACTGGAAAACACGCTAGCTGCTTCACGCATGGCTGCAGTTTTTCCTTTCTGTGCTTGTCCCCTCTCTCTCACACAGATCCTAGCATATCTCTCTTAGTTAACTAGACACAACAGCTCTTTCCATGGACACAGAGACAAACAGGACAACCCATTGACTAGCTACATAGCATACTTCAAGCAGTTGTTTCCTGAGGAGGTAAAATAGAGCTGAAGAAAAGGAAATTTACTGGCAGGTTCTTGGCAAGTGTAGAAGTGAATCAGATTATACTAGTAATTCTCCACCGCCCATACCGGTGTGCGCTACAACTTGCAATGGTGCACAGAATTATTTAGAGTCCCGGCGTAAATCCAAAGGGCTAAATATAGTTTGTAACAACCACACCTAGGCACCCGTTACAAGGAGTCATGGAGAATTGAATCAACGCTGAGTTGATGAAATGAGATAGTGTGGACCAAAGTGTTTTATAGGATAGCTAAAAGAAAACAGAGCTATTATTTATTCAAATTGATTGCTTGTGTTTGTTGATATTGTTAGTCCTAGGTAGCTACCAGCAGTCGACAAATGAGtataaaacactaaaacagTGAAACTCAAAAGGTATTACATATTTCACTTTTCACACGATGTGTTACATGCTATTCTTCAGCCTTTTCTGAGACAAATATATGGAAACAAGACCTTTCGTTGTTTATGAAAAGCTAAGTTTGACCAACTGGCAACAAGCAACAAGACAAAAATTATGCTACTGATAAAATATACTTTATGATGTCTTTTTCAATATAACAGATTCACACCCTGAAGATTCTCTCATGAGGGCAAAAGCTTTTGTATTCCACACTCCATAAATTAAGGCAGATGCTGAACCCTTTTAGTTAAGGAAAAAAGGATGATTGCTAACGTGGGCCTTAGTCAAATACCGCACTGTAAAAGGTGCTTCCTTTGTTAGTATGTGGGAGCCTTTTCCTTGGTTTTAGAAATAGTTGTTTCGTTGCCCCTTTTTGTCATCTTTCACATTTGGAAGTTATGTCGGGCCAGCATTTCATTTGAGACTTTGAGTTGCTATCCAACCATCATACAGGCTGTACCAAAAGGCTCATAGTAGGTGATTGAAAAAGCTGAATTGTTGTGTTAGTACGCTTAGTGTCTGTTGCTTCATTTTTCATCTAATAGCTCCATTGGTATTCTGTAAGTGTTCAcaagaaaataataataatgcaAGCTTGAATGATGGAAGCCTATTAGTTTGTCTGTATATGGATGATGGATCCGTTGTGTACTTATAATGGAGGATAAGGAAAATTGTTTATGAATTGATAGCAGAttgcatatatataatataaccaGGAGAACAACCAAGTTCTGCCAAGTAAAAACAGTCAAAACTCCTTATTGTGCACAAGAGAATCCAAACAAAATGCACTTCCAAACCAACTGACAACTAATATAACGAGGCCCATTAGTATTCTGGTGTTACCTTTCCATTCTGGGACCACAAAGTGAGCGAATGATACACATTCCTTAATCATGGACCATGGCATGCctgataaaaaatattatagttgATTAAGCACCTAATAAACTATAAAATTGGGTTCGCTAGAAGAATCTCAGACAAAGAGTATGCTGCTTGATTTGATATTAACGATGCAGCATGCCGTACACATCTTAGAAGAGAAAATGGTCATTACGCAGCCTAAAATTTAGTAGATCAAAGATATACTGTTTAAGCTCCATGCACAGTTTCCTTGAGAGAAACTAGATGCATGACAGGTTGCTTAGTGAATGTTAAAAACAATACTAATGATCTTGTTGAATGGCTCCAATAGAAGAAAACTGTAGGTCATCCTTTAGTTTTGACAAAATAAACTTATCCACACCGAAACGCCATGGTAAGCTGACCTATTCTTGCATAATGCCGGCTTCACTATTTGTATAGAAATCACCGACTTCACTGACTTATTAATTTGACACAAGTATGATTAGTATAGGTAATTCAAGGCATGACTGTATGGGGCTTAGTTCACTTTCTGCATTGAATGAAAATATCATTTTGATTATAGATAGTCTAGTCATTTTGTGGAAAATCAGGAAAGACATATCCTAAAAAACTGATATTGAATAAGGTGAGTAACCGACCAGTAAAAGGTGAACATTTTTTTTGGGAACACAAGTAAAAGGTGAGCAGTTGAGCCATGAGCCCATGATATGTGAAAATTGAAGCCTGAGTATGTGCACATTGGTTGACAACAGGCCTGCATCAGTGATTCGATCACATAACGGTGAAATGTTCTCTAGGGCATATGTTTGATAAACATTAGTTGATACGGTTTATGTACATTCAGAATAACAATAAACTAGTTAGTAGACAAGGAACCATAAGAAAGATGGTGATGGTCTAATGAAAAACAAAGCAGCATGCTTAGAGacattttttgtttcttttgaaGAAAAGATATATAGATCAGTTTGAAGCTAATGACTTTAGTTGAttcagatataacatattatcagttgaagtgtcaaaaaaaaagtgttGATTCATAGTTTTACACATAGAACAGCACCTCTCACCTGAATCGTAGACTTCTGAGAGTAATTGATTCATGAAATGCAAATCGTGCCTTAGATAATTGTACCAACACCGTAATGTGCCAAAGTAAggagtgtatatatatactttttttAGGGATAGTAAGAAGTATAATTACCAAGTGATGTGAATATTACATCATGATGCGAGAAAATTACAAAGGTAATTTACACCATTATAATTTGGTCAGGTTTCGCTGCACATTTCAGGATGCTCTGCAGCTCATGTGGTTAAGCATAAAACATAAACTACTACATGGCAGCTCATGATATACATCTCAAATAGAAATGGAGGCTACAAGAAATTCGCCTAAGAAAAGTTATATGGATCAAACAGAGGATTTAGCAGTTGCTACAGGGTTCAAGTGAAATGCACTTGCTACCTGCATATTTGAGCATTCGGCAAGAGTCCTCAACTAAGCTAACTGTAACCACTCACCAAGATTCGGACATAGGTAAAAAACTGGCAGATGAAACAACAAGTGACAACACTTCATGTGAAACCACTATTCCACCAATTAAAGGGCTACCAGTAGTAGTTTGTTAATTACTTCGGGTAAGTTCTGACATGTTTTGCTGCTTAATTTACATCATAATTTTCAGTTAACCAGGTACAAAAAACAAAACCATATAAGTTATTACGTGTAAAATTTTGGGCAATATTGTTCTGCAGATCCCCTGACCTTAACCAAATGATATTACTAAAATGACCCCCCTTAAAAAAATGTCCAGTGGAAAGGACAGAAATTCCATGCATCAGGTCAAGAATAATGGACACATTGATCTTCCCCCTATATGTCAGTAGTTTTGATCTCGTACGGCTTATATAACCATGGAATTACCGACCACATGATAAAAAAAATGGGCATCTCCATCAGGTGGGCTCACAGCAGAGTCATCAAACTCATCACTGTTTTTAGTTTCTCTAATGCTATTGGATAGAGCATACAACACTCAATCTCTCACGGAGCTACAGAAAATCTATCCCAATCTTGTTGAGTAGGTGCAACATGCTTAGCATGCTACCATAACTCTGAACGTTTAACAGTACATCAGCATTCATAATTGTAACAACCCAAGTAAATCCCCAAATTACCGGATCTTCATTGATGAGCGTGATGCCACACTATGAAATTGTACATACAGGGTGTTCTCTACTATTGAAAGTAGTAGTAAAAGTTTTCTATAAGGAAAGTACTGGTAATTTCATTTTTTCTACATCCATAGGAGCTGAACAAGGTGGTGCTGGAGCTGGAATTACTTCCTGACGCAGCCTGGAGGCTCATGTGAATCCATTCCAACTGACATGATAGCCTATATCCAAACAGCAGCCTGAGCCGTTTACTGATGACCAAAAAAAATGAGCCTCTACACCTGACAAGCGCACGCACAAGCTGCACATTGcagcctaaaccctaaaccgaatttaaaccCGAGAAATCTGCGGCCTCCCTCGATCATTGTTGGGGTACAGCatttgtttgaaaaaaaaaatactatctAACACCACCTGTTCACCCGCGATTTCAGCTATGGTTCAGACAACCCGATCGGATCATCGGAGCATGCCGTCAGGGGGAGATGCGGAGGAGGGATTCCGGCGCACCTGGTCCAAATGGGGGGCTATCTGCTTGTTGGGATCTTGGAGAAGTGGAGACGAGGCGGGGCGCGCACCTGCACCGCGCGGAGGCGGAGGCCTCCAAATTCCGAAGGCGACGAAGCCAGTTGGGAGGGCGCGTTGCAGAAATCAGAAGTGGGCGGTTGGAGGCGTACTTGGCTCGGTTCGGTCGTCGTTTGGCTTTTAGTTTTAATTTACAGttttatgcccgtgcgttgctacgggatttGAACACAATAAGAGAAGAGAAGCATGACAAAAATATGATATTTTAAAATCATCGGACACACTATGATTTACCTGATTTTAGCATCGTTGCTGGTTTGAGCTATATGAAGATAAATAAGCATCAATTTGATATAGCAATGTCCAAACAAAAAGTGTAAGCAAATACAAACACTCTTCAAAAATTCGATTACAAGCAAGTTCAGAACATGATATCCACCAGTTTAAATTGTTTTGCATGTGtaaataatataatattttGATGAATCAACACTTGGAACAGTGAAGGAAAAACCATTGAAATGTGGACCTCTCGCCACCTTTTATTATAACAGCTGTCTTTTTTGTTTCCACCAAAAAAATGG is part of the Sorghum bicolor cultivar BTx623 chromosome 10, Sorghum_bicolor_NCBIv3, whole genome shotgun sequence genome and harbors:
- the LOC8069368 gene encoding AP2-like ethylene-responsive transcription factor AIL5; protein product: MDMDMSSAYPHHWLSFSLSNNYHHGLLEAFSNSSSAAPLGDEQGTVEESPKMVEDFLGGVGGAGAPPAAATAAEDHQLVCGELGSITAGFLRHYPAPGTTVENPGAVTVAAMSTDVAESDQARRPAETFGQRTSIYRGVTRHRWTGRYEAHLWDNSCRREGQSRKGRQVYLGGYDKEEKAARAYDLAALKYWGATTTTNFPVSNYEKELEEMKSMTRQEFIASLRRKSSGFSRGASIYRGVTRHHQHGRWQARIGRVAGNKDLYLGTFSTQEEAAEAYDIAAIKFRGLNAVTNFDMSRYDVDSILNSDLPVGGGAAGRASKFPLDSLQPGSAAAMIAGAASQAMPPSEKDYWSLLALHYQQQQQQQQFPASAYEAYGSGVNVDFTMGTSSHSSSNTGSGVMWGTTTGAMGQQDSSSSKQGNGYASNIPYAAAAAAMVSGSAGYEGSTGNNGTWVTSSTSTSTAPQYYNYLFGME